The genomic DNA TCCCGGGGCGCCGGGGGTTCCAGGGGGGCCTGGGGCAAGGGCTTGGCCTTTACCTGGTGCGCCGCCTGGCTCGAGGCCTCGGAGGAGAGGCCTACGCAAGGCGGGAAGGGGAAGAGAACGTTTTCGGCGTCCACCTTCCCCTAGACTGAAGCGAGGAGGAACCCATGCGGGAAGCCCTAGACCGAGCGCTCAACCAGCTTCTGGAAGAAACCTTGAGGATGCTCTCCTTGGTGCGGGAGATGACCCAGGAAGCCACCGAGGCCCTGGTCCAGCAGGACGCCGCCCGGGCCCAGGCGGTCATCGCCAAGGACAAAGAGGTGGACGAGCTGGAGCTCAAGATTGAAAACCAGGCCATCGCCGTCATCGCCCGCCACCAGCCCGTGGCCACGGACCTCAGGCTGATCTTCACCATCATTAAGGCCCTCACCGACCTGGAACGGGCGGGGGACTACGCCATGCACGTGGCGGAAGACGCCCTTCTCCTGAGCAAAGAGCCCCCCTTGAAGCGCTACGTGACCCTGCCGGAGATGGGCAGGCGCCTTTTGGAGATGATGGACACCCTGGGCAGGAGCGTGGCCGAGCGGGACACCGCTTTGGCCCGCAAGGTCCTGGAACTGGACGACCAGGTGGACGGGCTCTACGAGGAGGTAACCCGGGAGCTCATCACCTACATGATGGAAGACCCTCGGACCATCACCAAGGCCCTCACCCTCATGCGGGTGGCCCGCAGCTACGAGCGGCTTGGGGACCATTTGGAGAACGTGGCGGAGCGGGTCATCTACTGGCTCACGGGGGAGGTCTACAAGGCCCCGGAGGACGTTTACTAACATGGCCCGCACCCAAGACCCAGAGGCGGTGCTGGGAGCCATCGCCCTTTGGCCCGAGCCCGACCGCTCCTTGGCCCTCCGCCTCCACGCCCTCGTCCAGGAAGCGGCCCCCCACCTCACCCTGCGGCTTTGGTACGGCATGCCGGCCTACGCCCTCAAGGACAAGGTGGTCTGCTTCTTCCAGCCCGCCCACCGCTTCCAGACCCGCTACGCCACCTTGGGCTTCACCGACCAGGCCCGGTTGGACCAGGGCAAGATGTGGCCCGTGGCCTTCGCCCTAAAGGAACTGGGCCTCGAGGAGGAGGCCCAGGTCCGAGCCCTCCTGCGCCGAGCCGTGGGCTAATCCGCCTCCACCTCCTCCGCCGTCTGGCGGCGGCCCGCCTTCCACTCAAGCCCCGCCCAGATGAAGTCCAAGAGGTCCCCGTCCAGGACGTTTTGCGGGTCAAAGCGCATGAGCCCCGTGCGGTGGTCCTTCACGTACTGCTTGTCCAAGACGTAGCTTCGGATCTGGCTTCCCCACTCAATGGGCCGCACCTCGCCCTTCAGCTTCCTTAGCTCCTCCTGCTTCTTCTTCCACTCCAGCTCAAAAAGCCGGGAGCGGAGGACCTTCATGGCCAGCTCCTTGTTCTTGATCTGGCTCCGGGTGGCCTGGCAGGTGACGGTGATCCCCGTGGGCAGGTGGACGATGCGCACCGCTGAGTCCGTGGTGTTCACCCCTTGGCCCCCGTGGCCTTGGGAGCGGAAGACGTCAATGCGCAGGTCCTCGGGGCGGATCACCACCTCCACCGTCTCGTCCACCTCCGGCATCACCTCCACCCCGGCGAAGGAGGTGTGGCGGCGGCCCGAGGCGTCAAAGGGGGAGGGGCGCACCAGGCGGTGGACCCCCGCCTCGGGGGAAAAAAGGCCGTAGGCGTTTTCCCCCTTGACCAGGATCTGGGCGTAGTCAATCCCCGCCTCCGCCCCCGGCACGAGGTCCACCACCTCCACCTGGAAGCCCTGGCGCTCGGCGAAGCGGGTGTACATCCTTAAGAGCATCTCCGCCCAGTCGCAGGCCTCCGTGCCCCCTGCCCCGGGCTGGATGGTGAGGATGGCGTTCTTCTCGGCGTGGGGGAAGGCGAGGAGGGTTTCGTGGTAGAGCTCCTCTAGCTTCCTGGCCGCTTCCTCCAGCTCGGGCCTCAGGGCCTCCCGCTCCTCGGCAGGAAACTCCTCCCAAAGCTCCAGGAGGCCCTGGAGGTCGCTTTCCAGGTTGCGGAAGGTGTCCACCACCCGCCGATGGCGGGCCGCCTCCTGGCTTACCCGCCGGGCTTCTTCCGGGTTCTGCCAAAGGGTGGGGTCCTCGAGGCGCTGGTCTAGCTCTTTCAGTCGGGCTTCCTTCCCGGGGATGTCAAAGATACCCCCGGAGGCTCTCTAGGCGTTTGGCGAGGAGGTCCAGGTCCATACCGCTTTCAGTATAGCGCAAAGCCTCCTCTTGATACTACCTCGCGCAACCTTTATTATAAAGAAACGGGAGGTGGTAGCGTGGCGTTCAAGGAGCTCGCGCAAGCGCTTCGCCAGGACTACCCCCAGGGGCTTCCCGGGGAGCGGGATGCTTTGGTGACCCTTCTCGTCCAGCGGGGCTACCCCCACGCCGAGGCGGCGCACCTGGCCCAGGCCCTCGAGGCCCAAGGCTACGCCCACTTCCTCCCCGGAGCCAGGAGCCGCTGGTTCTTCACGGAAAAGCCCCTGAACCTCCAGGCCCTGATGCGGGCCTTGGACCAGGAGTACCGGGAGTTCGTGGGCGAAGGGGACGAGGAGGAAGAGGCCCTCGCCTTTCTCGCCGCCCAGGTGGAAGGGGACCGGGCGGTGGCCCGGGAGGTGCTGGAGGCCCTCCGCCTTGCGGGCTACGTGGAAAGCGCCTACAGCCCCGAGCTAGAAAGGAACCGGCTCTTCTTCCGGTTCCCCGAAGCCTTAAGGGTTTGGGGCTAGTCCGCCGCCTGGGCCAAAGCCATCTCCGCCACGCCCACCCGGGCCCCCAGGGCCTTTAGGCGCTCCTC from Thermus hydrothermalis includes the following:
- the phoU gene encoding phosphate signaling complex protein PhoU, whose protein sequence is MREALDRALNQLLEETLRMLSLVREMTQEATEALVQQDAARAQAVIAKDKEVDELELKIENQAIAVIARHQPVATDLRLIFTIIKALTDLERAGDYAMHVAEDALLLSKEPPLKRYVTLPEMGRRLLEMMDTLGRSVAERDTALARKVLELDDQVDGLYEEVTRELITYMMEDPRTITKALTLMRVARSYERLGDHLENVAERVIYWLTGEVYKAPEDVY
- a CDS encoding iron chaperone produces the protein MARTQDPEAVLGAIALWPEPDRSLALRLHALVQEAAPHLTLRLWYGMPAYALKDKVVCFFQPAHRFQTRYATLGFTDQARLDQGKMWPVAFALKELGLEEEAQVRALLRRAVG
- the prfB gene encoding peptide chain release factor 2 (programmed frameshift), producing the protein MDLDLLAKRLESLRGYLDIPGKEARLKELDQRLEDPTLWQNPEEARRVSQEAARHRRVVDTFRNLESDLQGLLELWEEFPAEEREALRPELEEAARKLEELYHETLLAFPHAEKNAILTIQPGAGGTEACDWAEMLLRMYTRFAERQGFQVEVVDLVPGAEAGIDYAQILVKGENAYGLFSPEAGVHRLVRPSPFDASGRRHTSFAGVEVMPEVDETVEVVIRPEDLRIDVFRSQGHGGQGVNTTDSAVRIVHLPTGITVTCQATRSQIKNKELAMKVLRSRLFELEWKKKQEELRKLKGEVRPIEWGSQIRSYVLDKQYVKDHRTGLMRFDPQNVLDGDLLDFIWAGLEWKAGRRQTAEEVEAD